One Phycisphaerales bacterium genomic window carries:
- a CDS encoding ParB N-terminal domain-containing protein, with translation MVQDARAYLTYIAEPLRHLAVPLTELTLDPSNARKHNERNLAAIAGSLKRFGQRLPIVVQRQGMVVRAGNGRLMAAKQLGWSHLACVVVDESEVEATAFAISDNRTSELAEWDDETLTRLLEALPSDILEVTGFSQAELDDLIDELRPAEVEDDETPEPPTTATSRAGDVWIMGEHRLLCADSTKEADVARVLAGSRADLILTDPPYGVAYVGKTEEALEIANDGVEGLAGLLRPALGLAAANSRPGAVWYVAAPAGPQFAVFASVLEELKVWRQTLAWVKDSM, from the coding sequence ATGGTGCAGGACGCACGCGCATACCTCACGTACATCGCCGAGCCCCTGAGGCATCTCGCTGTACCTCTCACTGAGCTCACCCTCGACCCCTCCAACGCCCGCAAGCACAACGAGCGGAACCTCGCCGCCATCGCAGGCTCGCTGAAGCGCTTCGGCCAGCGGCTCCCGATCGTGGTGCAGCGCCAGGGCATGGTGGTCCGCGCGGGCAACGGCCGCTTGATGGCCGCGAAGCAGCTCGGCTGGTCGCACCTCGCCTGCGTGGTCGTGGACGAGAGCGAGGTTGAGGCAACCGCCTTCGCCATTTCAGACAACCGCACGAGCGAGCTCGCTGAGTGGGATGACGAGACGCTGACGCGGCTCCTCGAAGCGCTGCCCTCCGACATACTGGAGGTGACCGGCTTCTCTCAGGCAGAGCTCGACGACCTCATCGATGAGCTACGGCCTGCCGAGGTCGAGGACGACGAGACGCCCGAGCCCCCCACCACCGCCACCTCCCGCGCCGGTGACGTTTGGATCATGGGCGAGCACCGCCTGCTCTGCGCCGACAGCACCAAGGAGGCCGACGTTGCCCGCGTGCTCGCCGGCTCCCGCGCCGACCTCATCCTCACGGACCCGCCCTACGGCGTGGCCTACGTCGGCAAGACCGAGGAGGCCCTGGAGATCGCCAACGACGGCGTGGAGGGCCTAGCGGGGCTCCTACGGCCCGCCCTGGGCCTTGCGGCGGCAAACTCCCGACCCGGGGCGGTCTGGTACGTGGCCGCGCCTGCGGGGCCGCAGTTCGCCGTGTTCGCCAGCGTGCTCGAAGAGCTCAAGGTCTGGCGGCAGACCCTCGCGTGGGTGAAGGACTCCATG
- a CDS encoding CHAT domain-containing protein — MPAPEDAPRSHWTASLNNAAMTLRKLKHYREAETLLLETLRLERPAGDSRELALFQCNLGFLYIERGDPHLAVPPLEESIAVSIRVQGPHSPIAAMGLHNLAAAYQTMNQPDKARVLYEQSLAIKSILGNAGDTAPTTSLVNLATLERDAGNDAKAKLALQGALRHSDEAQSRDIRTTLSTLHERLGNHEMARRLAFESLQHSQECHPADSVEVAAAELGLANALSDSENQGEAERLFRKALATFRRLDERLGIAKCLNNLGLLLSSSGRIEEARTLLKEALTYHEQADDGRHEGVADVLNNIALLDVQCGDHQAAEAAFRQALDLRERTWPQGHPRVAQSRYNVGMCLLDRGAVKDAVPLLESAFRMEDKYVGDMFSSSSEEEQFTYGEQLVEDKLDVLMMYTSTGTPNAPELPRDAELRRLAFEVVIRRKALASETALAARKIILEMGKPDLVKKLRELDEARHEEQASPIVSAAERRALLEAELIAAIPELRLEERLRRADTLAMAASLPAGSALVEFVRFNLKGGGQKLPVYVAFVLPAAAPDRLGLILLGLADELDSAIQNWRLSLLDGSTTRSAAVERAVSTALGAMFDRIHSVTNGCSHLFIAPEGAFVGLPFEALTLTLGNGVFAVEQYCISYLTTGRDLLRLTEARGRPSSALVFGAPDFDLGVRATDSSGVSCRFGHLPSTLREVRWIAERLGVQAVVGADATFERLRSAQSPGVLHIASHAFFDRQDIISDERNSNDRGQSTRSGVALAGANAAFSPDGRIVPHSGVMTAAEMRSLDLRATELVVLSACETGLGAILRAEGVVGLRRAITIAGARALLMSLWSVPDEPTLLLMQELYRRLLRGTPLAEALRGAKLALRRQYPETVAWAGFVCLGDPGPVQCLMGTNRN, encoded by the coding sequence ATGCCGGCCCCGGAGGACGCGCCTCGATCACACTGGACAGCCAGTTTGAACAATGCAGCCATGACCCTGCGTAAGCTCAAGCACTATCGAGAGGCCGAAACCCTACTACTAGAGACGCTTCGCCTAGAGCGACCCGCCGGTGATTCGAGGGAGCTGGCACTCTTCCAGTGCAACTTGGGATTCCTGTACATCGAACGGGGCGATCCACACTTGGCGGTTCCCCCGCTCGAAGAGAGCATCGCGGTCTCAATACGAGTACAGGGTCCGCACAGTCCCATCGCGGCAATGGGTCTTCACAATCTCGCTGCCGCGTATCAAACCATGAACCAGCCTGACAAGGCTCGAGTTCTCTACGAGCAGTCGCTAGCCATCAAGTCAATTCTCGGCAATGCAGGAGACACTGCTCCTACGACATCATTGGTTAACCTCGCTACGCTCGAAAGGGACGCTGGAAATGACGCGAAGGCCAAACTGGCCTTGCAGGGTGCCCTTCGACACTCCGACGAGGCTCAAAGTCGGGACATCCGAACAACGCTCTCGACTCTGCATGAACGGCTTGGCAACCACGAGATGGCCCGACGCCTCGCGTTCGAATCGTTGCAGCACTCCCAGGAGTGTCATCCAGCTGATTCTGTCGAGGTAGCGGCCGCGGAGCTTGGGCTGGCGAACGCGCTGAGTGATTCGGAAAATCAGGGGGAAGCAGAGAGGTTGTTCAGAAAGGCCCTGGCCACCTTTCGCCGCCTTGATGAAAGACTCGGCATCGCCAAATGCCTGAACAATCTGGGACTGCTGCTCAGTTCCTCGGGGCGGATAGAGGAAGCAAGGACGCTTTTGAAAGAGGCCTTGACCTATCACGAGCAGGCTGACGACGGGAGGCATGAAGGCGTCGCTGACGTTCTCAATAACATCGCTCTCTTGGACGTGCAGTGCGGTGATCATCAAGCTGCTGAGGCCGCATTCAGACAAGCCCTCGATTTGCGAGAACGTACTTGGCCCCAAGGCCACCCCCGCGTCGCGCAGTCCCGTTACAACGTGGGTATGTGTTTGCTCGACCGAGGTGCCGTGAAAGATGCAGTTCCGCTACTGGAGAGCGCTTTCCGCATGGAGGACAAGTATGTTGGAGACATGTTTTCGAGTAGTTCCGAAGAGGAGCAGTTCACTTATGGTGAGCAGCTGGTCGAAGACAAGCTGGACGTTCTGATGATGTACACCTCTACAGGAACCCCGAACGCTCCTGAATTACCGAGGGACGCTGAGTTGCGGCGGCTTGCGTTCGAGGTTGTCATTCGCCGCAAAGCCCTGGCCAGCGAAACAGCACTTGCAGCACGCAAGATTATTCTGGAGATGGGCAAGCCGGATCTGGTGAAAAAGCTTCGAGAGTTAGACGAAGCTCGTCACGAAGAGCAAGCGTCTCCCATCGTGTCTGCAGCCGAGCGTCGGGCCTTACTTGAAGCCGAGTTGATCGCCGCCATACCGGAGCTGCGACTCGAAGAGCGTCTCAGAAGGGCAGATACACTCGCGATGGCCGCTTCACTTCCAGCAGGATCGGCCCTGGTTGAGTTCGTGCGTTTCAATCTGAAGGGCGGGGGCCAGAAGTTGCCCGTTTATGTTGCCTTTGTTCTTCCCGCAGCCGCTCCCGATCGGCTAGGTCTCATCCTGCTCGGCCTTGCGGATGAGTTGGATTCCGCCATTCAGAACTGGAGATTGTCGCTACTGGATGGGAGCACAACGCGATCTGCTGCCGTCGAAAGGGCCGTGAGCACCGCTTTGGGGGCCATGTTCGACAGGATTCACTCTGTGACCAATGGCTGCAGTCACCTATTTATAGCTCCCGAGGGAGCCTTTGTGGGTCTCCCCTTTGAGGCCTTGACATTGACATTGGGCAATGGAGTTTTTGCGGTAGAGCAGTATTGCATCTCGTATCTGACCACCGGTCGCGATCTGTTGCGGCTCACCGAGGCTAGAGGTAGACCATCGAGCGCGCTGGTGTTTGGCGCTCCAGATTTTGACCTCGGTGTAAGGGCCACCGACTCTTCAGGAGTGTCTTGCCGTTTCGGCCATCTACCCAGCACGCTAAGAGAAGTGCGGTGGATCGCGGAGAGGCTTGGGGTTCAGGCTGTCGTTGGAGCTGATGCCACGTTCGAACGTCTTCGGTCTGCCCAATCTCCCGGTGTGCTTCACATCGCTTCCCATGCTTTCTTCGATCGACAAGACATCATCAGTGATGAAAGAAACAGCAATGACAGAGGGCAATCGACCCGCTCAGGAGTCGCTCTCGCCGGAGCCAATGCCGCATTCAGTCCGGACGGTAGAATTGTGCCGCACTCCGGCGTAATGACTGCAGCAGAAATGCGGAGCCTTGACCTAAGAGCGACCGAGCTTGTCGTTTTGTCGGCCTGCGAAACCGGCTTGGGGGCGATTCTGCGGGCCGAAGGTGTCGTCGGGTTGCGACGTGCCATCACAATCGCGGGCGCACGGGCATTGCTGATGAGCCTTTGGTCTGTTCCGGACGAGCCGACGTTGTTGCTGATGCAAGAACTTTACCGGCGGTTGCTGAGAGGGACCCCCTTGGCCGAGGCTCTGCGGGGTGCGAAGCTTGCTCTCCGCAGGCAGTATCCCGAGACCGTCGCATGGGCCGGTTTCGTCTGTTTGGGAGATCCTGGACCGGTCCAATGTCTTATGGGGACGAATCGAAACTGA